A stretch of the Corylus avellana chromosome ca6, CavTom2PMs-1.0 genome encodes the following:
- the LOC132185622 gene encoding peamaclein produces MKLVSATFVLLCLVIITSSFFEATMAGSSFCDSKCGERCANAGVKDRCLKYCGICCDKCQCVPSGTYGNKDECPCYRDLKNSKGKPKCP; encoded by the exons ATGAAGCTCGTTTCTGCAACTTTTGTGCTCCTATGTCTTGTCATCATCACCTCCTCGTTCTTCGAGGCCACCATGGCTGGTTCAA GCTTCTGTGACTCCAAGTGCGGGGAGAGGTGCGCGAATGCGGGCGTGAAGGATCGGTGCTTGAAGTACTGCGGAATTTGCTGTGACAAGTGCCAGTGCGTGCCCTCTGGGACTTATGGGAACAAGGACGAGTGTCCTTGCTACAGAGACCTCAAGAACTCCAAGGGCAAACCCAAGTGCCCTTGA